From Scomber scombrus chromosome 21, fScoSco1.1, whole genome shotgun sequence, one genomic window encodes:
- the LOC134002993 gene encoding putative nuclease HARBI1: MAFALPVWLAVQEELLAYGGEVDPESPSCFDDFDDEALFQMFHLTRPCIAFITDSTRIRMKKVALKKPTLPVDAMVMVTLNYYAHGVSSAAIQQRLRLSQNDCLSIICTVSGVIAGMADQFISFPLTRAARTNVALKIEKLCGITDALGVLAAAHFKIRASPYEKDTFRSFVNTLGYTSVVSQFICDSDGNILSVEKCCVGSTFEQDLWESSFKGREMEDELHGQYWVIGGSSYNLSKHVLTPVSEPANEKENRFNQAHAKIHDVMRITLGSMKRRFRCLMQLGFAQEGSLDKKSNIIKACSVLHNISKKFSVPPPPVVGKIEPLHPGRQHSVPIQINPEALKARQELIDCNFSVASSRQDPPSETVTEEDL, encoded by the exons ATGGCCTTCGCTCTGCCGGTGTGGCTCGCGGTCCAGGAGGAGCTGCTCGCGTACGGCGGAGAGGTGGACCCCGAGTCTCCCAGCTGTTTCGACGACTTCGATGATGAAGCTTTGTTCCAGATGTTCCACCTCACCAGACCCTGCATCGCCTTCATCACGGACAGCACCCGCATCCGTATGAAGAAAGTCGCTCTAAAGAAGCCAACGCTGCCTGTGGACGCGATGGTCATGGTGACGCTCAACTATTACGCACACGGAGTATCGTCCGCTGCTATCCAGCAGAGACTCAGGCTGAGCCAGAATGATTGCCTGTCGATCATCTGCACAGTCTCCGGGGTCATCGCGGGCATGGCCGATCAGTTTATCTCGTTCCCGTTAACCCGGGCCGCCAGAACTAATGTCGCCCTAAAGATAGAGAAACTCTGCGGTATCACAGACGCACTGGGCGTCCTGGCTGCAGCTCACTTCAAGATCAGAGCCTCTCCGTATGAGAAGGACACTTTCAGGTCTTTTGTCAACACCTTGGGGTACACATCGGTCGTGAGCCAATTCATCTGTGACTCGGACGGCAACATACTGAGTGTTGAAAAGTGTTGTGTGGGCAGCACATTCGAGCAGGATTTATGGGAATCATCGTTCAAaggaagagagatggaggatgaATTGCATGGACAGTACTGGGTTATTG GAGGGAGCAGCTACAACCTAAGCAAGCATGTCTTGACTCCTGTGTCAGAACCTGCAAATGAGAAGGAGAACCGCTTCAATCAGGCCCACGCCAAGATCCATGATGTCATGCGGATAACACTGGGCTCCATGAAGAGGCGTTTCAGGTGCCTGATGCAACTTGGTTTTGCACAAGAAGGCTCTTTGGACAAAAAGTCCAACATCATCAAGGCATGCAGTGTCCTGCACAACATCTCTAAGAAGTTCTCTGTCCCTCCCCCGCCTGTAGTTGGTAAAATCGAGCCTCTTCATCCAGGCAGGCAGCATTCGGTGCCCATACAGATCAACCCTGAGGCCCTAAAAGCAAGACAGGAACTCATTGATTGTAACTTCTCGGTTGCCTCCAGCAGGCAGGACCCACCCAGTGAAACCGTCACAGAGGAGGATCTTTGA
- the LOC134002992 gene encoding receptor-type tyrosine-protein phosphatase H-like — MEAFVCNYFSIISVISEIDCTTATWHVSNSSIQGKVEGLFSKATATNVLSNVNNTALPGGSNVLFKDLDHGATYLVSLVYERDSFDFSQCDHSLTIAPADVKARCENVAAGYSILIVFDKPKGLWTEVEVNVTGKTKKYDNETQKITIPGFLPAKSYEVSIALLSENVMSCTPYVFQCQTDPSGVIAGSVIAVLLFGVLVFLMVFILLKRPDIISGKKQFIEGSRQSKKSKAISVTKFPDHFYYLSADENRGFSEEYEKLLPVGTDQIRKVALLPENKARNRFSNVLPYDWCRVKLSTSNPTGASDYINASYMPGYKNNREYIATQGPLPATVNDFWRMIWEQRVKGIVMVTNCTEGGRTKCEQYWPSDRETCLYGEMQVTNRSEQQEFNWTLREFTLKYKNTSEERTVKHFHFTAWPDHGVPQGTEILIQFRELFRQHIKTEGTGEPTVVHCSAGVGRTGTIIALDVLLQQLEREKAVGINAFVHKMRLNRPHMVQTESQYVFLHQCIMDRLQPHEKPEENLYENVDMIYVNATALREFR, encoded by the exons ATGGAGGCTTTTGTCTGCAATTATTTCTCCATAATTTCTGTCATTTCAGAAATAGACTGTACCACTGCAACCTGGCATGTTAGTAACTCATCCATCCAAGGAAAGGTTGAAGGCCTGTTCTCGAAGGCAACAGCTACTAATGTCTTGAGTAATGTCAATAACACAGCTCTACCTGGTGGTAGCAATGTGTTATTTAAAGACCTTGACCATGGAGCAACCTATTTGGTGTCTCTCGTGTATGAACGAGATTCCTTTGACTTTTCACAGTGTGACCACAGTTTGACAATCG CTCCTGCAGATGTAAAAGCTCGATGTGAGAACGTTGCAGCTGGCTACTCTATCCTCATTGTCTTTGATAAACCGAAGGGTTTGTGGACTGAAGTGGAGGTGAATGTGACTGGGAAGACAAAAAAGTATGATAATGAGACACAGAAGATCACAATACCTGGATTCCTACCTGCAAAATCATATGAGGTGTCTATAGCTCTACTGTCTGAGAATGTGATGAGTTGTACACCGTATGTTTTCCAATGCCAGACTGATCCAAGTG GAGTCATTGCAGGGTCAGTGATTGCTGTCCTGCTTTTTGGTGTTCTGGTCTTTCTAATGGTCTTCATTTTGCTTAAAAGACCAGATATTATCAG CggaaaaaaacaattcattgaGGGTTCTCGACAATCTAAAAAAAGCAA agcTATTTCTGTCACAAAGTTTCCAGACCACTTCTACTACTTAAGTGCAGATGAGAACAGAGGTTTCAGTGAGGAATATGAG AAACTTCTTCCTGTTGGCACGGACCAGATACGAAAGGTAGCGCTCCTGCCCGAGAACAAGGCCAGAAACCGTTTCAGCAACGTTCTGCCAT ATGACTGGTGTCGAGTGAAGCTAAGTACATCGAATCCCACTGGGGCCTCTGACTACATCAATGCCAGTTACATGCCA GGCTACAAGAACAACCGAGAGTACATTGCGACTCAGGGTCCTCTTCCTGCTACAGTCAATGATTTCTGGAGGATGATCTGGGAACAAAGAGTGAAAGGCATCGTCATGGTAACCAACTGCACCGAGGGAGGACGG ACTAAGTGTGAACAATACTGGCCCTCGGACAGAGAGACTTGCCTTTATGGAGAGATGCAGGTCACCAACAGATCTGAGCAGCAAGAGTTCAACTGGACTTTGAGGGAATTTACACTGAAATAT AAGAACACCTCAGAAGAGCGCACTGTGAAACATTTCCACTTTACCGCCTGGCCTGACCACGGAGTCCCACAGGGCACTGAAATCCTGATCCAGTTCAGAGAACTGTTCAGACAGCACATAAAGACAGAGGGAACTGGGGAACCCACTGTGGTTCACTGCAG TGCTGGAGTGGGGAGGACAGGCACTATTATTGCCTTGGATGTGCTGCTTCAGCAGCTGGAGCGAGAGAAAGCAGTGGGCATCAATGCCTTTGTGCACAAGATGAGACTGAATCGACCACACATGGTGCAGACAGAG TCCCAGTACGTCTTCCTGCACCAATGCATCATGGACCGTCTGCAGCCACATGAGAAGCCTGAAGAAAACTTATATGAGAATGTGGACATGATATATGTCAACGCCACTGCACTCCGAGAGTTTCGTTAA